One window from the genome of Bradyrhizobium xenonodulans encodes:
- a CDS encoding branched-chain amino acid aminotransferase → MSMTFDIQPASNPTPEKDRVAKLVDPGFGRVFTDHMAIVRYNQAKGGWYEAKIEARANFQMDPAGAVLHYAQEIFEGLKAYKRDDGGVNLFRPDANARRFKDSADRMAMAQIPEDVFIEAVEQVVRIDRAWMPGGEGSLYLRPFMIASETFLGVKPSSEYIFAVIASPVGSYFKGGPAPVSIWVSENYTRAAVGGTGAVKCGGNYAASLRAQAEAIQHGCDQVVFLDAVERRYVEELGGMNVFFVFEDGSLSTPPLGTILPGITRDSIIALARDAGKTVREEPYSLDQWRKDAASGKLKEAFACGTAAVISPIGKVRSVSGDFDISGGAAGPVAMGLRKQLVDIQYGRTNDPHNWIRKVF, encoded by the coding sequence ATGAGCATGACATTCGACATCCAGCCCGCATCCAATCCCACGCCCGAGAAGGACCGCGTCGCCAAGCTGGTGGACCCCGGCTTCGGGCGGGTCTTCACCGATCACATGGCGATCGTCCGCTACAACCAGGCCAAGGGCGGCTGGTACGAGGCGAAGATCGAGGCCCGTGCCAACTTCCAGATGGATCCGGCCGGCGCCGTCCTGCACTACGCCCAGGAGATTTTTGAAGGCCTGAAGGCCTACAAGCGCGACGACGGCGGCGTGAACCTGTTCCGGCCCGATGCCAATGCACGGCGCTTCAAGGACTCCGCCGACCGCATGGCGATGGCGCAGATCCCCGAGGACGTCTTCATCGAGGCGGTCGAGCAGGTTGTGCGCATCGACCGCGCCTGGATGCCGGGCGGCGAGGGCAGCCTTTATCTGCGTCCCTTCATGATCGCGAGCGAGACCTTCCTCGGCGTCAAGCCGTCGTCCGAATACATCTTCGCGGTGATTGCTTCGCCGGTTGGCTCCTATTTCAAGGGCGGGCCTGCCCCCGTGTCGATCTGGGTCTCGGAGAACTACACGCGCGCTGCGGTCGGCGGCACCGGCGCCGTCAAATGCGGCGGCAATTACGCCGCGAGCCTGCGCGCGCAGGCCGAAGCGATCCAGCATGGCTGCGATCAGGTTGTCTTCCTCGACGCGGTCGAGCGCCGCTACGTCGAGGAGCTCGGCGGCATGAACGTGTTCTTCGTGTTCGAGGACGGCTCGCTCTCGACGCCGCCGCTCGGCACGATCCTGCCCGGCATCACCCGCGATTCCATCATCGCGCTGGCCCGCGATGCCGGAAAGACCGTGCGCGAGGAGCCGTACTCGCTCGACCAGTGGCGCAAGGATGCTGCGAGCGGCAAGCTCAAGGAAGCGTTTGCGTGCGGCACCGCGGCCGTGATCTCACCGATCGGCAAGGTGCGCTCGGTCAGCGGCGATTTCGACATCAGCGGCGGCGCCGCCGGCCCCGTCGCCATGGGCCTGCGCAAGCAGCTCGTCGACATCCAGTACGGCCGCACCAACGATCCGCACAACTGGATCCGCAAGGTGTTTTGA
- a CDS encoding YegJ family protein, translating to MAIKLSQPLKWIVLAAITGVSVFGILTIGPTPEVVAQDRSPIVDVRTADPEMNAAIARARGTLPTFWASYDAPKSSETGHSLKVHFSTRKGGEHIWMAEVKKKPDGTYTGLFANEPRDLPGKHAGDQVKFAEADISDWMFMRNGKIVGGETIKPLLKSMPKADADALRARMEQP from the coding sequence ATGGCAATAAAACTCTCCCAACCCTTGAAATGGATCGTTCTCGCCGCCATCACCGGCGTTTCCGTCTTCGGCATCCTGACCATCGGCCCAACGCCGGAGGTCGTTGCGCAAGACCGTTCGCCGATCGTCGACGTGCGCACCGCCGATCCCGAGATGAACGCCGCGATCGCGCGCGCCCGCGGCACGCTTCCCACCTTCTGGGCCTCCTATGACGCGCCCAAATCGTCGGAGACCGGGCACTCCCTGAAAGTGCACTTTTCGACCCGCAAGGGCGGTGAGCACATCTGGATGGCCGAGGTGAAGAAGAAGCCCGACGGAACCTATACCGGCCTGTTCGCCAACGAGCCGCGCGATCTGCCCGGCAAACATGCAGGCGACCAGGTCAAGTTCGCGGAAGCCGACATCTCGGACTGGATGTTCATGCGCAACGGCAAGATCGTCGGCGGCGAAACCATCAAGCCGCTGCTCAAATCGATGCCGAAGGCGGACGCCGATGCGCTCCGGGCGCGGATGGAGCAGCCGTAG
- a CDS encoding ATP-binding protein: MSTIDTGLTLLKSAAGRVSAANGWMGNAFKGWMPTGLYARALLIMIVPMVVLQSVVAFVFMERHWNTVTRRLSAAVVQDIAALIDVYKGYPQDKDRDQIRRIAQQRLGLVVDFLPAGDMPPPGPKPFFSLLDQTLSVQLGRQIGRSFWIDTVGRSNLVEIRIQLDDAVMRVFAQRSAAYASNSEIFLFWMVGTSSILLIVAVLFLRNQIKPILRLADAAESFGKGREAPNFRPRGAREVRRASVAFLEMKSRIERTMEQRTAMLAGVSHDLRTILTRFKLELALIGDNPELEGMRKDVDEMSMMLEDYLAFARGDSGEQSQPTDMAQALEELRSDAERHGHTATVAFHGLPVVTVKPASFKRCLANLVTNAARYGKAIAITGQRDHRYLTVTVDDDGPGIPAHLREEVFKPFLRLDNARNQDEGGTGLGLAIARDIARSHGGDITLGDSPMGGLRASVRIPV, from the coding sequence ATGAGCACGATCGATACCGGCCTGACGCTGCTCAAGAGCGCGGCCGGCCGCGTCTCCGCCGCCAATGGCTGGATGGGCAACGCGTTCAAGGGCTGGATGCCGACCGGCCTCTATGCGCGCGCGCTGCTGATCATGATCGTGCCGATGGTGGTGCTGCAATCCGTCGTCGCCTTCGTGTTCATGGAGCGGCATTGGAACACGGTGACGCGCCGCCTGTCGGCCGCGGTGGTGCAGGACATCGCCGCGTTGATCGACGTCTACAAGGGCTATCCTCAAGACAAGGATCGCGACCAGATCCGCCGCATCGCGCAGCAGCGCCTCGGCCTCGTGGTCGATTTCCTGCCCGCCGGCGACATGCCGCCGCCGGGGCCAAAGCCGTTCTTCTCGCTGCTCGACCAGACGCTGTCGGTGCAGCTCGGCCGCCAGATCGGACGCTCGTTCTGGATCGACACGGTCGGCCGCTCCAACCTCGTCGAGATCCGCATCCAGCTCGACGATGCCGTGATGCGGGTGTTCGCGCAGCGCAGCGCTGCCTATGCCTCGAACTCGGAGATATTCCTCTTCTGGATGGTCGGCACCTCGTCGATCCTCCTGATCGTCGCGGTGCTATTCCTGCGCAACCAGATCAAGCCGATCCTGCGGCTTGCGGACGCCGCCGAAAGCTTCGGCAAGGGCCGCGAGGCGCCGAACTTTCGGCCGCGCGGCGCGCGCGAGGTGCGGCGCGCCTCCGTCGCCTTCCTCGAAATGAAATCGCGCATCGAGCGCACGATGGAGCAGCGCACCGCGATGCTCGCCGGCGTCAGCCATGATCTCCGCACCATCCTCACCCGCTTCAAGCTCGAGCTGGCGCTGATCGGCGACAACCCCGAGCTCGAAGGCATGCGCAAGGACGTCGACGAGATGTCGATGATGCTGGAGGATTACCTCGCCTTCGCACGCGGCGATTCCGGCGAGCAGTCGCAGCCGACCGACATGGCGCAGGCGCTCGAAGAGCTGCGCAGCGACGCCGAGCGCCACGGCCACACCGCGACCGTGGCGTTCCACGGCCTGCCCGTAGTCACGGTGAAGCCGGCCTCGTTCAAGCGCTGCCTCGCCAATCTCGTCACCAACGCAGCGCGCTACGGCAAGGCCATCGCCATCACCGGCCAGCGCGATCACCGTTATTTGACCGTGACGGTCGACGACGATGGCCCCGGCATTCCCGCCCATCTGCGCGAAGAAGTGTTCAAGCCGTTCCTGCGGCTGGACAACGCCCGCAACCAGGACGAAGGCGGCACGGGCCTTGGCCTTGCCATCGCCCGCGACATCGCCCGCTCCCATGGCGGCGACATCACGCTCGGCGACAGCCCGATGGGGGGACTAAGGGCGAGCGTGAGGATACCGGTGTAG
- a CDS encoding thioesterase family protein, translating to MDARDFIKVGMSAERTLVVPAERTVGHFVPGMPMVYATPMMILEMEMTSGDAIRAALQPGWVTVGTEVDIRHLAASLVGATVRTIAKVVAVERRVIRFEVEAFEGARRLGEGRHARGLVNVEMFNKRLGK from the coding sequence ATGGACGCACGTGATTTCATCAAGGTCGGCATGAGCGCCGAGCGCACGCTGGTGGTGCCGGCCGAGCGCACGGTCGGGCATTTCGTGCCCGGCATGCCGATGGTCTATGCGACGCCGATGATGATCCTGGAAATGGAGATGACGTCGGGCGATGCGATCCGCGCTGCGCTTCAACCGGGCTGGGTCACCGTCGGCACCGAGGTCGACATCCGCCATCTCGCCGCAAGCCTCGTCGGCGCGACGGTGCGGACCATTGCGAAGGTGGTGGCCGTCGAGCGCCGCGTCATCCGCTTCGAGGTCGAGGCGTTCGAGGGCGCGCGCAGGCTCGGTGAGGGCCGCCACGCGCGCGGGCTCGTCAATGTCGAGATGTTCAACAAGCGGCTGGGGAAGTAG
- the hisS gene encoding histidine--tRNA ligase encodes MRDKAKKPQKLKARLPRGLEDRDPAAIRATREMVEKIRAVYELYGFEPVETPAMEYTDALGKFLPDQDRPNEGVFSFQDDDEQWISLRYDLTAPLARYVGERYGTDALVLPYRSYRVGYVFRNEKPGPGRFRQFMQFDADTVGSATPAADAEICMMAADTMEALGIARGSYVVKVNNRKVLDGVLESIGLGGDENAGRRLTVLRAIDKLDKFSADEVRKLLGPGRWDGGEEGKGDFTKGANLSEAEADVVLAITKPRDDWKEAIAAAETYLAKSEVGQAGVSELEEIAKLVTASGYGADRIKIDPSVVRGLEYYTGPVYEVELLLETKDEKGRPVRFGSVGGGGRYDGLVSRFRGEPVPATGFSIGVSRLQAALTLLGKLDTRPEFGPVVVTVFDRDRVADYQKMVASLRTAGIRAELYLGNPKNMGNQLKYADRRNSPCVIIQGSDEKARGEVQVKDLIEGAKAAAAIASNQEWRETRPAQFSCSEADLVAKVREVLARHDVKWG; translated from the coding sequence ATGAGAGATAAGGCCAAAAAACCCCAGAAACTGAAGGCGCGCCTGCCGCGCGGGCTCGAGGATCGCGACCCCGCCGCGATCCGGGCGACGCGCGAGATGGTCGAAAAAATCCGCGCCGTCTATGAACTCTACGGCTTCGAGCCTGTGGAGACGCCGGCGATGGAATACACCGACGCGCTCGGCAAATTCCTGCCCGACCAGGACCGCCCGAACGAGGGCGTGTTCTCGTTCCAGGACGACGACGAGCAGTGGATCTCATTGCGCTACGATCTGACTGCGCCGCTCGCCCGCTATGTCGGCGAGCGCTACGGCACCGACGCTCTGGTCTTGCCCTACCGCAGCTACCGCGTCGGCTACGTCTTCCGCAACGAAAAGCCCGGCCCCGGCCGCTTCCGCCAGTTCATGCAGTTCGACGCCGACACGGTGGGCTCGGCGACGCCCGCGGCGGATGCCGAGATCTGTATGATGGCCGCGGACACGATGGAGGCACTCGGGATTGCGCGCGGCTCCTACGTCGTGAAGGTCAACAACCGGAAAGTGCTCGACGGTGTTCTGGAGTCCATCGGGCTCGGCGGTGATGAGAACGCGGGGCGCCGGCTGACGGTGCTGCGCGCGATCGACAAGCTCGACAAGTTTTCCGCCGACGAAGTGCGCAAGCTGCTCGGTCCCGGACGCTGGGATGGCGGCGAAGAAGGCAAGGGCGATTTCACGAAGGGCGCCAATCTGAGTGAAGCCGAGGCCGATGTCGTTCTCGCCATCACCAAGCCGCGCGACGATTGGAAAGAGGCCATTGCCGCGGCCGAAACCTATCTCGCCAAGAGCGAAGTTGGGCAGGCCGGGGTGAGCGAGCTGGAAGAGATCGCCAAGCTGGTCACTGCGTCGGGTTACGGTGCGGACCGCATCAAGATCGACCCCTCCGTCGTCCGCGGCCTCGAATATTACACCGGCCCCGTCTACGAGGTCGAACTCCTGCTCGAGACCAAGGACGAAAAAGGCCGCCCAGTGCGCTTCGGCTCGGTCGGCGGCGGCGGACGTTACGATGGCCTGGTCTCGCGCTTCCGCGGCGAGCCGGTGCCGGCGACGGGCTTCTCCATTGGTGTGTCGCGGCTTCAGGCCGCGCTGACGCTGCTCGGCAAGCTCGACACGCGGCCCGAATTCGGCCCTGTCGTCGTCACCGTGTTCGACCGCGACCGCGTCGCCGACTACCAGAAGATGGTCGCGTCCTTGCGCACCGCCGGCATCCGCGCCGAGCTCTATCTCGGCAATCCCAAGAACATGGGCAACCAGCTCAAATATGCCGACCGCCGCAACTCACCTTGCGTGATCATCCAGGGCTCGGATGAAAAGGCGCGCGGCGAGGTGCAGGTCAAGGATCTGATCGAAGGCGCCAAGGCCGCCGCCGCGATCGCCTCCAACCAGGAATGGCGCGAGACGCGGCCGGCGCAGTTCTCGTGCAGCGAAGCCGACCTCGTCGCGAAGGTGCGCGAGGTTTTGGCGCGCCATGACGTAAAGTGGGGCTAG
- a CDS encoding MarR family winged helix-turn-helix transcriptional regulator, with translation MPDINFATPSQDAAEPRPAAGEGGNLRWDIIELLFFAYRDFVGDPDQELEAFGFGRAHHRVMHFVYRYPGLKVADLLDVLRITKQSLGRVLKQLLDEGYIVQKTGDNDRRQRLLYATPKGEALVQKLAGLQTTRITKALAEMAPQDAETVKRFLRAMIDRDDPDKVLETIFASVNQDSKE, from the coding sequence ATGCCTGACATAAATTTCGCGACTCCCTCTCAAGACGCTGCCGAGCCACGGCCGGCCGCAGGTGAAGGAGGCAATTTGCGCTGGGATATCATCGAGCTGCTGTTCTTCGCCTATCGCGATTTCGTCGGCGATCCCGACCAGGAGCTGGAGGCGTTCGGCTTCGGCCGGGCCCACCACCGGGTCATGCACTTCGTCTACCGCTATCCCGGCCTGAAGGTCGCCGACCTGCTCGACGTCCTGCGTATCACAAAACAGTCGCTCGGCCGGGTGCTCAAGCAGCTCCTGGACGAGGGCTATATCGTGCAGAAGACCGGCGACAATGACCGCCGCCAGCGGCTGCTCTACGCGACGCCGAAGGGCGAGGCGCTGGTGCAGAAGCTCGCCGGCCTCCAGACCACGCGGATCACCAAGGCGCTGGCCGAGATGGCGCCGCAGGATGCGGAGACCGTCAAACGCTTCCTGCGCGCGATGATCGATCGCGACGATCCGGACAAGGTGCTCGAGACGATCTTCGCCTCCGTCAATCAAGACAGCAAGGAGTGA
- a CDS encoding ribonuclease T2, with the protein MFHFRLQSFSRLMISLTLAAGLVALAGGAKAQDKRQNAPGEFDFYVLSLSWSPSFCEEASERDRGGGRSQMQCSGRPYAFVVHGLWPQYENGFPEYCQRPSPRLNRNIVSSMLDLMPAPGLIFNEWDKHGTCSGLDGRNYFETIRKARAAIKIPAEYLDLSQAKTVAPGEVEEAFIKANPGLSNAAVSVTCNRTRLSEVRICLNKDLQFRACEEIERRACRRDQVTMPPVRGG; encoded by the coding sequence ATGTTTCATTTTAGATTGCAGTCGTTTTCCCGTCTGATGATATCGCTGACATTGGCGGCCGGGCTGGTCGCCCTCGCAGGCGGGGCAAAGGCCCAGGACAAACGGCAGAACGCGCCCGGCGAGTTCGATTTCTATGTGCTGTCGCTGTCGTGGTCGCCCTCGTTCTGCGAGGAGGCGTCCGAGCGCGATCGCGGCGGCGGGCGCTCGCAGATGCAGTGCAGCGGACGGCCCTATGCGTTCGTGGTGCACGGGCTGTGGCCGCAATATGAGAACGGCTTCCCCGAATATTGCCAGCGGCCCTCGCCGCGGCTGAACCGCAACATCGTCTCCTCGATGCTCGATCTAATGCCGGCGCCGGGCCTGATCTTCAACGAGTGGGACAAGCACGGCACCTGCTCCGGGCTCGACGGCCGCAATTATTTCGAGACGATCCGCAAGGCGCGCGCCGCGATCAAGATCCCGGCCGAATATCTCGATCTGTCGCAGGCCAAAACCGTGGCACCGGGCGAGGTGGAGGAGGCCTTCATCAAGGCCAATCCGGGCCTGAGCAATGCCGCCGTCTCGGTCACCTGCAACCGGACCCGGCTCTCCGAGGTCCGCATCTGCCTCAACAAGGATCTGCAATTCCGCGCCTGCGAGGAGATCGAGCGCCGCGCCTGCCGTCGCGACCAGGTGACGATGCCGCCGGTCAGGGGTGGTTGA
- a CDS encoding 6,7-dimethyl-8-ribityllumazine synthase, giving the protein MNQMLQDPQTETSQTQPPVPVTEHPRFAKPQRVAFVQACWHRDVVEEARIAFVKEAEARHLTHVDVFEVPGSFEIPLHAQVLAKTRRYTAIVAAGLVVDGGIYRHEFVADTVIKALMDVQLRTEVPVFSAVLTPQQFHETEVHYDFFRRHFAIKGVEVAAACAETLHGLERLRGQVAAGIV; this is encoded by the coding sequence ATGAATCAGATGTTGCAAGATCCCCAAACCGAAACGTCCCAAACACAACCGCCGGTTCCCGTGACCGAGCATCCACGCTTCGCAAAACCGCAGCGGGTGGCCTTCGTGCAGGCCTGCTGGCACCGCGACGTGGTCGAGGAGGCCCGCATCGCCTTCGTGAAGGAGGCCGAGGCGCGCCACCTCACCCATGTCGACGTGTTCGAGGTGCCGGGCTCGTTCGAGATCCCGCTGCATGCGCAGGTCCTCGCCAAGACGCGGCGCTACACTGCGATCGTCGCAGCCGGCCTCGTCGTCGACGGCGGCATCTATCGTCACGAATTCGTCGCCGACACCGTGATCAAGGCGCTGATGGACGTGCAGCTCCGCACCGAGGTGCCGGTGTTTTCCGCCGTGCTGACGCCCCAGCAATTCCACGAGACCGAAGTGCACTACGATTTCTTCCGCAGGCATTTTGCGATCAAGGGCGTCGAGGTCGCGGCCGCCTGCGCGGAAACGTTGCACGGCCTGGAACGCCTGCGCGGCCAGGTCGCGGCGGGAATTGTGTGA
- the proC gene encoding pyrroline-5-carboxylate reductase: MGGAMLTGWLAGGLDPRRVAVVDPHIAPEITALAAKGVVLNPDVKAAGAVETMVVAVKPQMFREAGAKLKSFVSEKTSVVSIMAGTTIASLEEVCGGAVVRAMPNTPAAIGRGITVAVAANNVSTTQRAVADALLRATGSVEWVEDEGLMDAVTAVSGSGPAYVFLLAEELARAGVEAGLPEALATKLARETVAGSGELLHQSELPSATLRQNVTSPGGTTAAALGVLMGEPGLRDLMIRAIAAATQRSRELAK, translated from the coding sequence ATGGGTGGCGCGATGCTGACCGGGTGGCTGGCGGGCGGGCTCGATCCGCGCCGCGTTGCGGTGGTCGATCCCCACATCGCGCCCGAGATCACCGCGCTCGCCGCCAAGGGCGTTGTGCTCAATCCGGACGTGAAGGCGGCCGGCGCGGTCGAGACGATGGTCGTCGCGGTGAAACCGCAGATGTTCCGCGAGGCCGGCGCCAAGCTGAAATCATTCGTCTCGGAGAAAACATCCGTCGTTTCGATCATGGCGGGAACCACGATTGCCTCACTTGAAGAGGTTTGCGGCGGCGCCGTGGTCCGCGCGATGCCGAACACGCCGGCCGCGATCGGCCGCGGCATCACCGTGGCGGTCGCGGCGAACAACGTCAGCACCACGCAGCGCGCGGTGGCCGATGCGCTGCTGCGCGCCACCGGCTCGGTCGAATGGGTCGAGGATGAAGGCCTGATGGACGCGGTGACCGCCGTGTCCGGCTCGGGCCCGGCCTATGTGTTCCTGCTCGCCGAAGAGCTCGCGCGCGCCGGCGTCGAAGCGGGATTGCCCGAAGCACTGGCGACCAAGCTCGCGCGCGAGACGGTCGCGGGCTCCGGCGAATTGCTGCACCAATCGGAGCTCCCCTCCGCGACGCTACGCCAGAACGTCACCTCGCCCGGCGGCACGACAGCCGCGGCCCTTGGCGTGCTGATGGGTGAGCCCGGCCTGCGCGACCTCATGATCCGCGCGATCGCGGCGGCGACGCAGCGGTCGAGGGAATTGGCGAAGTAA
- a CDS encoding 23S rRNA (adenine(2030)-N(6))-methyltransferase RlmJ, with amino-acid sequence MNYRHAFHAGSFTDVIKHIVLARIITYLQDKPGAFRVIDTHAGAGLYDLDSDEARRGGEWLTGIARLMQARLSNETVALTKPYLDIVRAFNPKGELKAYPGSPLIARGLLRPQDRLVACELEPKARKALIDVLRRDEQARVVDLDGWVALPAFVPPKERRGLVLIDPPFEAKDEFDRLGEAFSAAFAKWPTGIYVIWYPAKSRRATDALAQSVARLAAAAKPPGKCLRLEFSVAPQADGAALTSTGLLIVNPPYTLHGELKTILPELEMPLGQGGAARFRLEVPKS; translated from the coding sequence ATGAATTACCGCCACGCCTTTCACGCCGGTAGCTTCACCGATGTCATCAAGCACATCGTGCTGGCGCGCATCATCACTTACCTCCAGGACAAGCCGGGGGCATTTCGCGTCATCGATACCCATGCCGGTGCCGGCCTCTACGATCTCGACAGCGACGAAGCGCGCCGCGGCGGCGAGTGGCTGACCGGCATCGCGCGGCTGATGCAGGCGCGCCTGTCGAACGAGACCGTGGCGCTGACCAAGCCTTATCTCGACATCGTCCGCGCCTTCAATCCGAAGGGCGAGCTCAAGGCCTATCCGGGCTCGCCGCTGATCGCGCGCGGCCTGCTCCGGCCGCAGGACCGGCTCGTCGCCTGCGAGCTCGAGCCGAAGGCGCGCAAGGCGCTGATCGACGTGCTGCGCCGCGACGAACAGGCGCGCGTGGTCGATCTCGACGGCTGGGTCGCGCTGCCGGCCTTCGTGCCACCGAAGGAGCGACGCGGGCTGGTGCTGATCGACCCGCCGTTCGAGGCGAAGGACGAATTCGACAGGCTCGGCGAAGCCTTCTCGGCGGCTTTCGCGAAATGGCCGACCGGTATCTATGTAATCTGGTATCCAGCCAAGAGCCGGCGCGCCACCGACGCGCTGGCGCAATCGGTGGCGCGGCTCGCAGCCGCAGCAAAACCGCCGGGGAAATGCCTGCGCCTCGAATTCAGTGTGGCGCCGCAAGCCGACGGTGCAGCTCTCACCTCGACCGGCCTCTTGATCGTCAATCCGCCCTACACACTGCACGGCGAGCTCAAGACGATCCTGCCCGAACTGGAAATGCCGCTCGGACAAGGCGGCGCTGCCAGATTCCGATTGGAGGTACCCAAGTCTTAG
- a CDS encoding YbjN domain-containing protein, which yields MSLLEGTIDSKSHPLAVVEDIAASNNWPFERSGEDELTIVSKGQWTDYQISFTWMGEIEALHLACAFDMKIPVARRGEVQRLVAAVNEQLWVGHFDLWTSTGMVMHRQALVLPGGLTASTAQCEAMLAGAIHACERYFPAFQFVVWAGKTTTEAMDAAMFDTVGEA from the coding sequence ATGTCCCTGCTCGAAGGCACTATCGATTCCAAAAGCCATCCGCTCGCGGTGGTCGAGGATATCGCCGCCAGCAACAACTGGCCGTTCGAACGCTCCGGCGAAGACGAGCTCACCATTGTCTCCAAGGGACAATGGACCGACTACCAGATCTCCTTCACCTGGATGGGTGAGATCGAGGCGCTGCATCTCGCCTGCGCCTTCGATATGAAGATTCCGGTGGCGCGGCGAGGCGAGGTGCAGCGGCTCGTCGCCGCGGTCAACGAGCAATTGTGGGTCGGCCATTTCGACCTGTGGACCAGCACCGGCATGGTCATGCACCGCCAGGCGCTGGTGCTGCCGGGCGGGCTCACCGCCTCGACCGCGCAATGCGAGGCCATGCTGGCCGGCGCGATCCATGCCTGCGAGCGCTACTTCCCGGCGTTCCAGTTCGTGGTGTGGGCCGGCAAGACCACGACGGAAGCGATGGACGCCGCGATGTTCGACACCGTCGGCGAGGCTTAA
- a CDS encoding response regulator, producing MTVPLAATLARPPVQPADDAPHLLLVDDDRRIRDLLSRFLAGEGYRVTTAASAGDARSKLLGLHFDLLILDVMMPGETGFDLARFIRTSSSVPIVMLTARHEAESRIEGLQIGADDYVAKPFEPRELALRINNILKRAAPPPQAASVEKIAFGPYVFHLDRGELRQGEEVIHLTDREREMLRILSETPGETVPRSALTGNGSVNERAVDVQINRLRRKIETDPANPLFLQAVRGIGYRLVASP from the coding sequence GTGACCGTGCCGCTCGCTGCCACGCTCGCCCGCCCGCCGGTGCAACCCGCCGACGACGCGCCGCATCTTCTTCTCGTCGACGACGACCGCCGCATCCGCGATCTGCTCTCGCGCTTCCTCGCCGGCGAGGGCTATCGCGTCACCACCGCGGCGAGCGCCGGCGATGCGCGCTCGAAGCTGCTCGGCCTGCATTTCGATCTTCTCATCCTCGACGTCATGATGCCCGGCGAGACCGGCTTCGATCTCGCCCGTTTCATCCGGACCTCCTCCTCGGTGCCGATCGTGATGCTGACGGCGCGGCATGAAGCAGAAAGCCGCATCGAAGGCCTGCAAATCGGCGCCGACGATTACGTCGCAAAACCGTTCGAGCCGCGCGAGCTGGCGCTGCGCATCAACAACATCCTCAAGCGCGCCGCACCGCCGCCGCAGGCTGCGAGCGTCGAGAAGATCGCGTTCGGTCCCTACGTCTTCCATCTCGACCGCGGCGAATTGCGCCAAGGCGAGGAAGTCATCCATCTCACCGACCGCGAGCGCGAGATGCTGCGGATTCTGTCGGAGACGCCGGGCGAGACCGTGCCGCGCAGCGCGCTCACGGGCAACGGCAGCGTCAACGAGCGCGCCGTCGACGTGCAGATCAACCGCCTCAGGCGCAAGATCGAGACCGATCCCGCCAATCCGCTGTTCCTCCAGGCGGTGCGCGGCATCGGCTACCGCCTGGTGGCCTCGCCATAG
- a CDS encoding DUF3617 domain-containing protein produces the protein MTRKLALLGSALCILVSAGSASADDLPVRKAGLWELKMVRTGTPVPEMTMQHCTDESVDKEMNNNVSPMAKQICAKQEIKRTATGYVSDSECNVAGISTTSHAEIIGDFNSAYTVKTSSHAQGGAVGAAGRDTTTTLEAKWLGACKPEQKPGDIVMPGGFKMNVRDMDKLKALLPK, from the coding sequence ATGACGCGCAAACTCGCTTTGCTCGGCTCGGCCCTTTGCATCCTCGTATCGGCAGGCAGCGCCAGCGCCGACGATCTGCCGGTGCGCAAGGCCGGCCTGTGGGAATTGAAGATGGTCAGAACCGGCACGCCCGTGCCCGAGATGACCATGCAGCACTGCACCGACGAGAGCGTCGACAAGGAGATGAACAACAACGTCTCCCCGATGGCCAAGCAGATCTGCGCCAAGCAGGAGATCAAGAGGACCGCGACCGGCTATGTCAGCGATTCCGAGTGCAACGTCGCCGGCATCAGCACGACCTCGCATGCCGAGATCATTGGCGATTTCAACTCGGCCTATACGGTGAAGACCTCGTCGCACGCGCAAGGCGGCGCGGTAGGCGCGGCAGGCCGCGACACCACCACGACGCTCGAAGCCAAGTGGCTGGGCGCCTGCAAGCCGGAGCAGAAGCCCGGCGACATCGTGATGCCCGGCGGCTTCAAGATGAACGTGCGCGATATGGACAAGCTGAAGGCGCTGCTGCCGAAGTAG
- a CDS encoding tautomerase family protein, whose product MPEITVSMAEGRTDEQKAGMMRDITQALVTNLGVDADAVVIQINEAPLRHKMKGGKTFVERAAAAKK is encoded by the coding sequence ATGCCTGAGATCACCGTCAGCATGGCCGAAGGCCGCACCGACGAGCAGAAGGCCGGCATGATGCGCGACATCACCCAGGCGCTGGTGACGAATCTCGGCGTCGACGCCGACGCCGTCGTCATCCAGATCAACGAAGCTCCGCTCCGCCACAAGATGAAGGGCGGCAAGACCTTCGTGGAACGCGCGGCGGCGGCGAAGAAATAG